From a single Andrena cerasifolii isolate SP2316 chromosome 8, iyAndCera1_principal, whole genome shotgun sequence genomic region:
- the Pex2 gene encoding peroxisomal biogenesis factor 2, translating to MPASPYVSRINQIDAAQLDEEIYKVLRSQVKEITKYQPGERIDRWQPEIDALLKFFIWMFSLRHGKSTFGQQLLNLHYGNVTRAKSVLFLIFTVAPAYVRDKLADGAASPESKTILCRVANVAKLLEFLNLLVFLHRGSQPRVAEYLLGIASCSSTTHKPRNIGYSYMTRELLWHGLMELFTTGLPLVNFHYMKHGIKKLLSRRRRTGAQRSFPTMDLGSKCPYCHDTPVLPAHAGCEHVYCYYCLKAHFTATSEFQCYECGARLCAGNMLMYEASPAAASVQVQE from the coding sequence ATGCCGGCGTCTCCTTACGTGTCTCGGATCAACCAGATCGACGCGGCGCAGCTCGACGAGGAGATCTACAAGGTGCTGAGGAGCCAAGTGAAGGAGATCACCAAGTATCAGCCGGGGGAGAGGATCGATCGTTGGCAGCCAGAGATCGACGCGCTCCTAAAGTTCTTTATATGGATGTTCTCGCTGCGACACGGGAAATCGACCTTCGGCCAGCAGCTGCTGAATTTACATTACGGTAATGTCACACGTGCAAAGTCCGTTCTGTTCTTGATTTTCACCGTTGCCCCGGCTTACGTGAGAGATAAATTGGCCGACGGCGCGGCCAGCCCGGAATCAAAGACGATCCTCTGTCGCGTCGCGAACGTCGCGAAGCTGCTTGAATTTCTCAACCTGTTGGTCTTCTTGCACCGGGGATCGCAGCCTCGCGTCGCTGAGTACCTGCTCGGGATCGCTAGCTGCTCGTCGACCACCCACAAGCCGAGGAACATCGGCTACTCGTACATGACCAGGGAGCTCCTCTGGCATGGTTTGATGGAGCTCTTCACCACCGGCCTGCCCCTGGTCAACTTTCATTACATGAAGCACGGGATAAAGAAGCTATTGTCGCGGAGAAGAAGGACCGGTGCGCAGAGATCGTTCCCGACCATGGATCTGGGAAGCAAATGCCCCTACTGCCACGACACGCCGGTCTTGCCGGCGCACGCTGGCTGCGAACACGTCTATTGCTACTATTGCCTGAAAGCTCATTTCACGGCGACCAGCGAGTTCCAGTGCTACGAATGCGGCGCACGGCTCTGCGCCGGTAACATGCTGATGTACGAGGCGAGCCCGGCCGCGGCCAGCGTGCAAGTGCAAGAGTGA